CGATGCGATAAAAGAAAAACAGCCTTAAAATATGCTGAGTTGCATGGTGCAGACGATGCTGCAGCCATTATTAAAGAGGCCTTAGCAGAAGCCAAGGCCAATAGAAAAAAATAATCTAAAGAATTTAATAATTATTTGAGTTAGTCACTCGCTGCAAAAGCCCTTAGTAAGGGCTTTTGTAGTTTTATTGTGTGCTATATTTTTCAATAGCTTCTTTTATTTTGTCAATGCGGTTGTCTGGATCTGGGTGGGTGCTTTGAAACTCAGGAACACGATTCGGTCCGGCTGCTGCTTTTAAAATTTCCATGACTCCTATCATTTCTTGAGGGTTGTATCCTGCTTTTATCATGAATTTAACACCTAAATCATCACTTTCTAATTCGTCGTCACGTCCGTTTGTTAACAATGTATTTTGTCCAATACCGCTTATTAGCCCTCCCATATCGGCACCAACAGCCCCAGCTGTAGTTAAGCCTTGCCAATACTCGCTTTCCGCAATTCGTTCTGCGCTGTGCCGGCCTAACACATGGCCAATCTCATGACCAAGAACACCAGCTAATTGGTCTTCGTTCTCCAGTTGGGAAAATAGCGCATAGGTTATGAAAATTTGTCCGCCAGGAAGCGCAAAAGCATTAATGGTATTAGGGTCGTTTAGTAAATGAAATTCGTACTTGTATGGTGTTTTTTTAGCTATACTGCTGTTTACAAGTTTGTTGCCAACATTATCTACCAAAGCTTGGTATTGGTTGCTGGGGTGCAGACCACCATGTTGCTGTGCCATTTGCGGAGCACTTTGCAGGCCAATAGCTATTTCTTTATCCGGGGTCATAGATATGGTTTGTGTCCTACCCGTATATGGATTAACTTCTTGTTGGTTACATCTTTTAAAAACAAAAAACAAAGCAATAGCTACACCTATTAGTAATCTGAATTTTAAATTTCTTCCTCTCACTTTTGTCTGAATTAATTGAAATAAAACTAAGAAATTTTAGTCAATAATTTTCATGTTTTTATTTTTAGCGCTAATTACAGTTTTTTAAACATAACATAATGCGGGCCAATACCTTCAATTATGAAGGGACTGCCAAAGGTTTGGTAGTTGTTCTTTTTGTAAAAACTAACCGAAACCTCACGGGCGTTGCACCAAATGATGTTTACCTGTTTTAGTTTGAGTGCCTGTTCGCCATAGTTTAAAAGAGTTCGCCCTAAATCTTTTCCTTGATGCGAAGTCAATACAGCCATGCCTCTTAGTTGATATTGGGTGCTTTCAGAAAGTGAAGGGTGATTGTTTTTAAAAAAAGAGCTTACGCCTAATAGATTTTTGTCTGAAAAAATGCCAAAATGAAGTGTCGTCTTTAGTTGGTCGCCTTCAAAATAGCAAGTTTCAATAGGTTTTCCTGGCCTTAGGATAGGCTGTCTAACTTCGTAGGTTTTGTTAGCGGATATCTGTTTTATGTTGAAATTCATTGCTTTATAAGATGGAGAATATGCCCATTGTCCAAAGATAGAAAACACTTTAGGCATTTGTTTTTTATTGTTAAAAAAGTTGTGCTTTTTTCTTGCTAAAAATTAAACAGTTTATATATATTTGTAGCGTAATTAAGGCGGGAGTAGCTCAGTTGGTAGAGCGTCAGCCTTCCAAGCTGAATGTCGCCGGTTCGAACCCGGTCTCCCGCTCAAAAAGCTTCATCAGAAATGGTGGAGTTTTTTTTATTTTAAATGGCTCAAATCGGTTTCTATTTCAACTTCGTAGGCTTTTTTGTTATATTCAAATATTCTGGCCGATAGGTTTCCTTTTAAAACAATTGAATGTCCTTTTACTTTAAGCCAACTGCCTTCCCTTAGCCCTACTACGGGTGGCGTGTTGTAGGCATGAAATTCTTTAATTCGGGTTTCTCGGGTTTCCCCCATATGTTTGCTCGATGTGTCGGGGTCTAAATAATGCGGGTTAATATTAAACGGTACTAGCCCTAAGGCATTAAAGCTAGGCGGGTAAACAATGGGCATATCGTTGGTGGTTTTAATGGTAAGTCCGCATATGTTGCTGCCCGCACTTGTGCCTAGATAAGGCGTTCCGTTGCCAATGGTTTCTTTTAATACGGTTATAACGTCGTTTTTGTACAGCTGGTAGGTTAAAACAAAGGTATTGCCGCCACCAACAAATAGGGCTTCGGCGTTTTTTATGGCTTTAACCGGGTTTTCAAACTCGTGGATACCCTTAACAGATTTTCCAATTTTTGCCAAGCCTTTGCGGGCAATTTCTGTATAATCATCATGCGAGATTCCACTGGGTCGCGCATAGGGGATAAAAACAATTTCAGAGGCTGCTTTAAAGTGGATTTCTAACTCGGGAATTATGTATTCTAAATAATCACTGCCGTGAACCGTTGATGTGCTTGCTATAATCAAATTTTTCATAAATACGTTTTAAGGTAAAGCTAACTAAAAAATCAATTTTCACAGGATTTTAAAAGTCTATTCTTTAAAAAGTGAAAATAAAGTGGTATTTTCAAATAAAAAAACATGAACAGAATATTGTTACTCTTAGCCGTTTTCATTTCGGGATCAGCCTTTTCCCAAACCATAAGTAGGGTTGCCGTTTCTGGTAAAATAATTGTAGAAGACAACGATTTGGCTGGCATTACCGTTTTTAACGCCTCGTCTAATATAGGAACCGTTACAGATGAAGATGGGACATTTTCTTTAAAAGTAGCCTTAAACGACCAAATAGAAGTGAGTGCCCTGCAGTACCAAAACATTACATTTAGGATTAATGAAGACATTATAAAATCCAGAAAGATGAAACTCTTCTTAATAGAAGAAATAAATAAGCTTGAAGAGGTCGTTGTGGTGACAAAAGGATTAACGGGGAATTTGGTTGCCGATATGGAAGACGCGAAACCATTCAAGCCTAAATTGGATGCCCTCTACTTTGGAGTGAAGCATAGTGCCGAGTATGATTTTGAAAAAGACTATAAAACTGAAGCAGAAAACGTAGCCATGAACACCAAGGGCGTAGCCGTTGTAAATGGTTTGGATGTCGTTAATGTAGTCGACCAGCTATTATTGCCCCTGTTCCGTTCAAAAGTGTCCGACAAGAAGACAGTACAAGTGCCCGATGTGCCTATAGAATCGATTAAATACTATTTTGGTTCCGAATTTTTAATGGATAATTTTAATATTCCAGAGCATCGTGTTGAAGATTTTATACAATACGTACAGGCCGACGGTTTTGATTTTTCTCTTCTCAATTATGGAAATGAAATGGAGTTTTTAGAGTTGCTTAACCAAAAAAGTAAGACATTTTTAAAATCTAAAAACTAACGTTCCGTGCATATTTTAACATAAGATTAAATACCATTTGTCTTTTTTTTAAGATTTCATAGGCGTTCTTTATCGTTTAAACAACTTTTTTTGTGTTTTAATGCACTAACTTGTTTTCTATTTGGACAATCTGTTGAATTGATTGGGAAAATTAGTAGTTCGAGTGATGTTGAAAATGTTCATGTTACCAATAAAACCCAAAAGGAGTTTACTATTAGTGATAAAATAGGAGTGTTTAAGATTAAAGCAAAGTTAAACGATACCGTTTCTTTTTCGTCCGTATTACATCAACCAAAAAACATTGTTGCAACTAAAAGTATTTATGATTCTAAAATTGTTTATTTAACTCTCGAAGCACTAATTAATGTACTTGACGAAGTGGTGGTGGGTAAGATTTTAACGGGCAATTTACGATCAGATATTGAAAACGTTGACGGCAAAGCGCCTATTAATTTCTTTGACGTTGGCATTCCTGGTTATACTGGAAAAATAGCCACTCAAAGTGAAAGGCGCTTGAGTCAAGCAGGGCAATTTAAACCTATAATGTTGTTGGGTATTTTAGCGGGCGGAGCTTCGTTAGACCCCATTATAAATGAAATATCAGGCAGAACAAAAATTCTTGAAAAACGCGTTGACCATGAGGAGCGCGAATCCTTGATGCGACAAATAAAATCTCGATTAGCGAGAGGTTTTTTTAGCTCGAACTCTTTGGGTGATAGCATGAAAATGGATTTTTTCTATTTCTGTGCCGACGATAAAAACTTCATAAAACATTGTAAGAACAAAACCAATTTTGAAATTCTTACTTTTCTAAAAATGAAATACAAACAGTACCAAGCTAACCTGAATTCTAACAAAGTTTAAATGTTTTTGGAATGCTTTTTGAAAACAGTACATTAGCACCATTTATAATTTAAAGATGAAATTTTTTAAGATACTACTCCTTGTTTGTTCAATGTCTTTTTTTGCTTATACCACGTGGCATGATTATTATATAAGTTTAACCCAGGTTGAGTTCGTGAAAGAAAAAAAATCGGTGCAAATTATTTCTAGAATTTTCATAAACGATTTTGAAAGTGCTGTAAGAACGCGTTATAATAAAGTGTTAACCTTTGGAGGGGAAGACGAAACAGAAAACCTCGACGATTACATTGAGGGGTATTTAAAGGATTATTTAACCATTAAAATTAACGGTAAAAGAGCAGATTTAGCTTACATTGGCAAGGAATACGATATAGATATCATTAAGTGTTATCTTGAAATCGAAGATGTTAAAAAGATTGATACTTTAGAAATAACAAATCGCATTTTATTCGATTTGATTCAAGAGCAACAAAATATCATAAAAACAAAAATAAATTCAAAACAAAAAAGTGTTATCCTCATTCCACAAAAGGATACAGCTGTGTTAAAGTTTAATTAAAACAAAGTCTTATTTCTAAATATTTTATTAGTTTCGAGCACTTTTTATAATAATATCCTAACGAAAGTTGCTTAAACCGACTTTTTTTTGAACAAAACACAAAAACACAATGCGTAAATTCGTTTACTTCTATCTGCCATTTTTTATGGTTTCTTTTGCCGTAATCTCCCAAAACCAAGTTGTTAATCAAGAAAAAAAAGGGCATACAAATACCAATAAATTTAAGCAGCTGTATGACGAATTTTCTACACCTAATATGTTTAGGTCTGCTTCGGGAGCACCTGGGCC
This genomic stretch from Flavobacteriaceae bacterium GSB9 harbors:
- a CDS encoding peptidase E yields the protein MKEKKSVQIISRIFINDFESAVRTRYNKVLTFGGEDETENLDDYIEGYLKDYLTIKINGKRADLAYIGKEYDIDIIKCYLEIEDVKKIDTLEITNRILFDLIQEQQNIIKTKINSKQKSVILIPQKDTAVLKFN
- the pepE gene encoding dipeptidase PepE, producing MKNLIIASTSTVHGSDYLEYIIPELEIHFKAASEIVFIPYARPSGISHDDYTEIARKGLAKIGKSVKGIHEFENPVKAIKNAEALFVGGGNTFVLTYQLYKNDVITVLKETIGNGTPYLGTSAGSNICGLTIKTTNDMPIVYPPSFNALGLVPFNINPHYLDPDTSSKHMGETRETRIKEFHAYNTPPVVGLREGSWLKVKGHSIVLKGNLSARIFEYNKKAYEVEIETDLSHLK
- a CDS encoding carboxypeptidase-like regulatory domain-containing protein, which encodes MNRILLLLAVFISGSAFSQTISRVAVSGKIIVEDNDLAGITVFNASSNIGTVTDEDGTFSLKVALNDQIEVSALQYQNITFRINEDIIKSRKMKLFLIEEINKLEEVVVVTKGLTGNLVADMEDAKPFKPKLDALYFGVKHSAEYDFEKDYKTEAENVAMNTKGVAVVNGLDVVNVVDQLLLPLFRSKVSDKKTVQVPDVPIESIKYYFGSEFLMDNFNIPEHRVEDFIQYVQADGFDFSLLNYGNEMEFLELLNQKSKTFLKSKN
- a CDS encoding M48 family metalloprotease, which produces MRGRNLKFRLLIGVAIALFFVFKRCNQQEVNPYTGRTQTISMTPDKEIAIGLQSAPQMAQQHGGLHPSNQYQALVDNVGNKLVNSSIAKKTPYKYEFHLLNDPNTINAFALPGGQIFITYALFSQLENEDQLAGVLGHEIGHVLGRHSAERIAESEYWQGLTTAGAVGADMGGLISGIGQNTLLTNGRDDELESDDLGVKFMIKAGYNPQEMIGVMEILKAAAGPNRVPEFQSTHPDPDNRIDKIKEAIEKYSTQ
- a CDS encoding GNAT family N-acetyltransferase, translated to MNFNIKQISANKTYEVRQPILRPGKPIETCYFEGDQLKTTLHFGIFSDKNLLGVSSFFKNNHPSLSESTQYQLRGMAVLTSHQGKDLGRTLLNYGEQALKLKQVNIIWCNAREVSVSFYKKNNYQTFGSPFIIEGIGPHYVMFKKL